Sequence from the Pecten maximus chromosome 8, xPecMax1.1, whole genome shotgun sequence genome:
GTAGTGGTAGGTATCACGTTTGGTTTACTTTAGTAATTACGCATGCTGCCTCAGGCACTTTAGGATGTCACCTGCTCATTTCATATTCATATTGCCTTCAACTCAGAATAAACTCTTGTCTTtagaaaattaatatataaatatatacattagattttaagttacattatatatataatatacttgaGGCCAAAGTATTGAACCATTACGTTCTTACAGACacctttttttattattatagtTGATGGCGGATGGGGTAACTGGGGTAGCTGGGGCGCGTGCTCCGTGACGTGTGAATCAGGAACAAAGATGAGGTACCGTTCGTGCAATAACCCGACCCCCGTCGGACAGGGATCATACTGTGCCGGGTCGAACAGTGATACAACAACTTGTCGGCCGTGCACAGGTAAGTTTAATATCCTACCAGGAGGTAGGATACCCTTGGTACGTACCGTGTTGTGAGTATTTTACCCTCGGTAGCTAGTATTGGTGAGCATAACAGCCTCGGTAGCTTACAATGATACATATAGCGCACTTGATAACTACCAGTGGTGAGTATCGTACCCTCGTTAATTACCAATGGCGAGTATAGTACTATTGCTATTTACCAGAAGTGAGTAAAGTGCATTTGTCAGTTACCTATGGCAAGTATATTACCCTCGCTAACTACCAGTGATGAGTAAAATACCCTCGTTAATTACCAATGGCGAGTATAGTGTCATGTTAATTACCAATTGCGAGTATAGTATCGAACTGTCAGATATCCAGTCTAGAGTTGATGATATCGATCGACTTACAGATATATCTAAAAGTCAGATATCCGGTTGTCTATTGGTGATGATGACCTACATATATAGCCAACTGTCAGATGTCCTGTTGTATATCGGTGATTATGGCTTACAGATATAGCTAACTGTCAAATCCTGGTGTGTTTGTGATGTTGAATTACAGATATAACTGTGAGATATCCTGTTGTGTTTGTGATGTTGAATTCCTGTTGTGTTTTTGCTGTTGAATTACAGATATAACTATTAAAGTAACTGTGAGATATCATGTTGTGTTTTTGCTGTTGAATTACAGATATAGCAAACTGTCAAATATCCTGCTGCAACAGTGCAATTCCGGCCTTGTGTTTGAAGTGTTCCGACTTGGATCTTTACAAACTTGACAATGGTGATTCGACATGTACTCGTAAGTCTgatttatcacagaaaacatATTCAGGGACATCTAACTGACGACACTTATGtaattaatgttaaatatagaaatatatatcatcgATTTCAGATGTGACCTTCATTTTGATTCACTCAGTAAAAGTGTACGGGCTACGCTGGGCATTGTCACCTCTTATCTACATTTGTAAAACTGTTTCTGCACTAGGCATCTACACCTCGTTCCTACATTTTAACTAAATCTGCGCTTGTCATTGACACTTCATACCCGATTTTTAACGGTAACGTGCTTGTCATTGACACTTCATACCCGATTTTTAACGGTTACGTGCTTAGTATTGACACCTCGTAACTATATTTCAATTGGTTCTTCGCTTGGCATTGTCATCCTATACCTACATTTTAATTGGATCTGTGCTTGGTATTCACACCTTGTGCCAAGATTTAAATTGTTCAGTGCTTTGCATTGACACCTCGTATCCACCTTTTAACTGGTTCTTCGCTTTCCATTGACATCCCATACCTACATACTAACTGGTTTTTGAGCTTGCCATTGGCATCTCGTACCTACATTTTAACTGGTTTTGCGGTTGACATTGACACCTCATACTTACATTTAactatttcttttttcaaaaaccTTTACAATTATAATTTTCAATCTGGAGGAAATGTGACATAATGGATTGTTTTCAACCCAGGAAAGTGTTCTTGGGAGGATCGGTGGTGCTGGCCAGGTACATGTAGTGGAGATTACGCCAGAACTTGTTCCTGTGCTGCTGGGTTCTCAAGGTATTATGACAGCAGTCAGGCCATCTGTCAACGTaagtttgttttggtttttggtttttggggttttttttcggTTGAGTTCTATAttgaatgttttactgtaatcaTTTACATGCCTGTTCGTTTAGTTGGTGTGTTTGCCTTACACAACTTCAATCATCAAGCGAGTTTATTTTATCAAACGGGCTATTCTATCGGACTGTCAATAGCAGCAGTCGGGATTTACtgctttaaaacaatattttaatcgTCTGTTGTGCAGCGACCCTCCTACCGAATATCACAAGCTGCAGCATGCGAGTAACTGCATCAAGTGGAGATTCTAAAATGTCACCGTTTGTTGGATCATCCCATTGTGATAACCAGCAGGATTTCTACGGGAATTTCCAGGTCGATAGTATATTGACCTCCACAGCATTTGATTTCATTGTTGACGTCACACATGTAGCGAGGCCGGCGTTTGTCGACAGCGAGGTGTTTGGAATAACTGATGTCCAAATACATACAGTGAAAAAACCAGTGACAGGTACGTTAACGAATTAGTATGAACTAATGCTTACACCAGATTGAAATTACAAGATATGTTAGATAGGtatgattaaaatcaaatgtcatatagtgtatatgtatatatggattaTAGTATGTTGATAACATCTGAACCTTTTACATCATTTTTGATGGTTGATCGTGTATTTTGAAACTGACTTTGTTCAATGCGACATCACAATTAGTTATTAAGTGGCCTAATCAAATTGTATACATATGACTTTACAATAAATTATTCTAAGTAATCAAAATATTGTGGCCTATGTGGTCTTATgcatatgacgtcacaataagtTATTTTAAGCAACGAATACATTGAGGCCTAACACATTTTTTACAGGCATAGGATATACTTTTCGTTGACGTTATTATCGGAAGATTTTGTAAGAATCAAATAATCCCTTGACAAACTTGATATTTCTTTACTGAAATTTTCTCGTAACAATATTTCTATTAGGTGTTGAGACACTGGTAGCCAGTCGGACTGTCCGCAGTGACCCGAACAGCAACTCTCCTCAGTCACATTTCATCCCAACGGACCAGACGATAGCTGTGTCGCATACTTTATCCAACGGACAAAGGTAACGAGATCTTTATAATCATACATAAACcttggttataatgtaaatgttacTGCCATGAAAGAATAACTTCGGCAGTCCTGCGTTACAGATGAAACCTGTGCTGGCTTCTCAAACAACATATTTCTCCGTGACATCAAGTTGGTTAATTAACCTGTATAATGCtgttatgtataaatatataacagtttgAGGTATTCTATTGACTTTGTGTTCTTGTTGTTAATATTGCTGTTTTACtgttatgtataaatatataacaatttgaTGTGTTCCATTGACTCTGCGTGCTGTATTATACTGTTTCTTGTGTGCTTGTTGTTAATAGACGTGTCTTACAATTGTCTTACAATTACAAACGACAAACACACTACGTGATTGGGAGGTTTGTATTTTAGCGCCCTATCGTTCAGTAGTATACGACACTTTGGGCAGTTTAGGGTGTTTGACAAAGTATCGGAAATCTACGATCCCAAAGATCGACAAGTGGTATAATGAAGATGTACGCTATATCTTAACGGAAGTTAAAATCAAATATGCTAATCACACGAGAAtgtcttttatatcaatttaaataattttgagTGTACTTGTGATTGTAGGATAAGTGGTGTGAGAAGACGGAGAGAGGAACATATACCATTCTCCTATTTGCGAGCCAAAACGCCATATTGCTTACATCTAATAGTTATAAAGATGTGTTTATTTCATTAGGTTATGCTTGCGATTTCATCCAAAAGCTGGAGGTCACTTCATATCGAAGAATGTTCATACCCACGCAACATGGACAGAGAGATACACAAAGACTGAGAGGACCCGTGATCTCTGTTATATATACGACAATGCTAAACCAGAACATTGCAGTGTAAGTGGTTCATGTTCGGAGGAGCCATTGACGGTATCGTCACGTGTCACAAGGGAGAGAGTGATAAGTATTTCAACATCCGGTTGGACGGATCCATTTCCTGTAGGAGGTAACGTGCTACACTCGTCCGGAATTGAATCGCTCCGAGTGACGATTCATGACATTAAAGAAAGCGGTATTAACAGACTATTCATGGATAGTGCAAAGGCAGACGGCACAACGGACCTAGATATGGTACAAAATTCTATGATAACCATACAATTACCTGAACACGAGCCCGCTATGTACGGTCTTCTGCTGGAGGTCAAGGACGTTGCAAATAATATACGACTGAGCAGAACATTCGTCCTGTACGACAATTCATCCAGAATCAGAGTTGACTCACGATATAAGCTGTATGTTACATCAGCTGCAGAAAATACCAACTACACCTGGCAAATCGTACATAGTGAAATATGTGTTAGCTGGCGAGATCGGTACTATAACGACAAATTTGTGCATTTTAACCCTCTCAGACCAATAGACGCTGCCGAACATGGTCTCGTCCCGCCAGCCTACGATCAGACAGACGGTATATTGCCTGTTATAGGAACATCAAACGTGCATGGAATCACCCATTTTAATTACGAATTAATTAAGGAAACTGATGGCCAAACGATTTCTTCCAATGTCATCAGTAACATATCTTCTCAGAGTGTCTGCATACCACATACGGTTAAGGATGGCGATACATACAGATTCATGTTGAATGCGAGTGACATTGTAGGAAACTCTTTTGATGAATCCATTCAGTTCTTCGTTGACGCGAGCCCTCCAGTAATATCTAATGCCTGGTTAGTACGGGATGGACACCAACAACTGTTTGTTCACAATTCCACGGATCTATTTAGAATGTGGCTGGAGTTTGACTCGTACGACACTCACAGTGGACTTTTACAAGTTCTCTGGTGGTTCTACGAGACAGAACCGGAAAGACTGATAGGACAAGGAGCGGAAGGAGTACGACAAACCAATAACGAGGTTAGCctttattgatatatagattTATCTTCAGATTGACATATTAACTGTAATAATAATAAGCCATTATTATGTAACAATATTTTATGACTTTCAATCTAAATCATCTCCTCTGTAATATACTTAAATGCATACTATTTcacatttgtatacatatcaatttcaaatcaaattccgtaaattttttaaaattctctTTTCAGACGTCATGTTCAGAACCCCAGTTGTGTATATGTCCATTTGTCGGTATCTGCCAATTTGTCCACTTCAGTTTTGACCTAAACGCATTAACTGTTAACAACACTCATATAGGTAACCATAACCGGAAGTACTACTACAAGATTGAAGTTACAAATACGGCCCTATTGACAACGTCAGTTGTAGTCGACGTAGATGTTGACGAATCGCCACCAGCAGATGGCGTTGTTTACGAAGGATTAGACGGCCAGACAGATATTGACTACATCAGTGAGTCCCGTATCTCTGTTCACTGGCACGGTTTTATTGATCATGAAAGTGGAATTGAGTTCTACAAAGTAGCTGTTGCGACCAGATGTCTCCAAAAGAATGAAATAGTTTCATCAGGAAACTTAACGGGACACATCCAGTATAAAAAtacaacatcaacatcaactCAGTTTGATATACAAGCTCAAGGGAAATATTTTGTTACCGTTATTGCGTTTAATCGTGCCATGGAACCTTCATCTGCCGTATGTTCTGATGGCTTCACAAGAAATGACTCTCCACCTGAAATAACCAATGTTACACTCTCCAACGCACGGACAAGAAAACACAAAGTATGTTATAACGGTGACATTTGGCTCATTTCTGAAAAGCTGACACGAACAAATATAACCGGAGCATCATTGTGTTCtcatacatgtacagacacTACAAATGGATTTAAACTCGATTTACTTCCATTGGATTACAACCAATCATATAACACTAATGCCTGCAGTATGACAAACCTTCTTCACTTCTACCTTCCCGTTGACAGCATTCGTCTTTCCTGGAACTTCCTTAACAATAACATACCAATCAGCACAACCTATGTTGGATTTGGTTCAACCATTCTATCAGCTGATTTCCCAGATCTTCAGAACTTTGAATCTGTTCACCAAAATACATTCTTCAGACAACAACATATTGGCTTTACTACCGGGACAGAGTTTTACATCTTCATCAAGGCCGTAAATAAAGCCGGCATTTCGACTACAGCAACATTTGGTCCTCTTGTAATTGACGAGTCAGCACCTATATGTCCCTTGTCAGTACCGTTATATCAGAATGGGTCTCATGTGGTAGCAAACCTACATAGGAACATGTTCACAGACGCTGAACAGCGAGAAGACGTTTCATCCATTGTCTACCGAATTCGTaagtattttcaatttttgtgaTAACAAAAGATTTAATGATAAGCCATTATTTTATTGCACAGTAGGGTTTATGAATACACTTCTTATATTTTTGGTGAACAACAtagtaaattgtattttaattgtCATCCTTTATTTAATTTACGCGAAAAActtttttatagattttgagaaGAATGAGGGAAATTCAGGCTTTTCGTCTTGGGAAGCATTCGACACAGCCGTTTGTACAAACCTTTCTGATTGTCTGGCTCTTTCCATTGACTATCTTCAGGAATTAGTTATGGATGTGGATAATCCATTACATATCGAGCTACACGTATTCAATATCGCTGGTCATTACTGCACAGTGATGAGTGAAGCTATCCACCTTCCCGCAATATATAAACCAACCATCGGGTCAGTAAAAGATATATATCCTGGATTAACTGAGGAACCATTCACCGATAGAGATGTTTCTTTTTCCCTCACTGGTTATTGTGTATCGTGGACAGGTATATCCGATCAAATGACAGCCGTGACTGTCGAAGTTGGCCTAGGGATCAGTCCGGGTATAGACGACATCGATAACTTCCACACAGTAGAGAATCAGAACTTTCACTGCCAAAGCAATGCAACTCTCACCAAGAACACTACTTATTTCGCTGTATTACGAGTAAACAACAGTGCCGGGACGGGTCTTGCGTCCTCGGATGGGTTCACGGTACTTTCTGAGGATGATGTATTGAATATGATATCGGTCTTTGATGGTCTGGGCTGTACTAATGATTCATTTGTATGTCAATGGACTCTGCAATCGGACGACACTCTTCCACACGCTACTGCATCTTGTGACCAAATACTACACATCGGCCACCGATATACTGTACAGTTCCCAGAACAGCTGCATGACGTCATCACTATTACCAGCGATGATGTCGTATTCAACAGAGGTGAACCAGGAAGTATTACGTTTACACCAGTTGATCGTCGTCCGCTTTTTACTATCGCTTCAAATATTCCGGAAAACGCTCCCGAGATGAGATTCAATGTATTCCGATGCCAGAAGGACATCGATTATCATTATGCTGGTGCTCCTATAGCTGTGCACTGGGAGGTAAAAGGTTACACTAATTACATCACACACTTTGAGATATCTTTGTTTGTGAAGGACACGGACAACAGTGTTAGTGTCATTGAAACGGTAATCGCGACTGCCGACTTACGAAGTGTTGTATTCACTAACTCAATAACGGactcaaaatatatttttggtTCAGTCAAAGTATGCTTTGCAACGACATGTCTAGCTGGAGTCGTTTCCGATGGATTTGTAGAAGAAATTGAACCACACATTGGCCCGATCTCGGCCATTCTAATGGACTATTCTGACACGTGCAGCACGATCAATGTGTCCTGGAGTGACGTTCAGTGTTCGAATATAGCCGACTCGGGTGCCTTGTTTTATCGGTGGAGAATAGCGGATAGTGACAGCGGCATGTCTACGAACCATGACTGGACCACAAGTGTTGGAAATAGAACCGAACAATACCAGGTAAAGAATATTTCGTTGGTACAATGAGTCATAAATTCGtttagtatattttgtatatatttaacaatcTCTTATCACAACATTAAATCCTCAGAATTAATTCTTCAACCTGAAATAAGATGATTTTGTCTGAACATTAAGCCATAGTCAATATTAGTTATGTTCATGGTCACATTCCCGTATGGTTtctttttgatgttttattgcTAAGACGGTACTTTTCATCCTTTTCAtgtgtaatacaggtaacagcATGTAAAAAGATGCCCACAGATGTCTTTACACAACGCTACATTTGTCTGCAAGCATTCTGTCATTCCGGAAGAGAGACAATCAGTTGTGAACAATTACAGATACAATTTCATCAGAATAAATTCTCTAAAGAAATAGTATATGACATCGACGTGGACTCTGTTGTCTTTTCTGAATTAAAGCTATCAATATTTAGCTCAAATATTGGCGAGAAACTGAATAACGTTCATGAACTCGAGTTAGATTACAGTCGTACCCGACCAAAGTTAGGCGCGTGTATGATCGGACTACAGGACAGGAAAGTAACTTGGTATCTCATGACAAAGTCAGAAATCCCAAGCGACACATGTGATAGTGACATCAACTGTTTGATGTATGGAGAAACAAATGAAGGCGCCATTTCCTTCGGAAAGGTAAATCTCGACGAGGGTAAATATTACATCTGTGCCAGAAGTGCAGCATGTAACCGAACAAGAAAGGACTTTGTAGAACATTTCGATAAAGTCGAAGGTTGTAGTGATGGCTTGATAATAGACGAAACTGGACCAAGTCCGGGGTCTGTCATCCTTCACTCCAATGGAGGTTATCTGTCTGATAGCAATGAAGTATTCATTTCCTGGACAGATTTCCATGACAACTTCGCTTCTTACGGTGTTGGATTCCTGCAGTACAGATACGCTATTGGTACGTAATTACAATATTCCTTGACTTCATTTGGCTTTAGTTTGTCATTGACACATAGCGCACATTTAACCAATAATCATATCTAGCGTCAAACAAAAGTGTCTATTGGTACGTGATTGACAATATTCcaacaaaagaaaataatcaatataaccTAAGACTGATATTAACTTTATATTGCTTTTGATTTATATAGAGCTCATTTTTACATGCTTATTTACGTCGCCAACACAACGTAGCCATCATGAATTGGCACtaatttataaaaacatttttgtacAAAGGGTCCTATCCCATGGGACAAGATGTGCAGACATACAGAGATGTTGGGGAGGAACAATCAGTACTGGTACGGAATACACGCCTGACATCAGGGATCGTGTACTACGCCACGGTAGAAGGTATTTAATACATTTAGACAATTTAGTTCTTACCACAATTTACAGCTGTGTTGATGTGTGATGCATAGGAAATAACGGGGTATATATTTTGACACAAACAGATTATTAAGAGGTTTCATACTCTAGCCGAATATGAAACCAATGTTTCTCTTCCATTAAAGCCAGAGACAAGGTCGGATTGGCCACTACAGCGATTTCTAACGGTGTGGTATTTGACGACACTCCTCCAGTAAAAGGTAAACTGTTTGTTGGAGACTTACACGTACACAGATACGTGACGACACTTCAGAATCGTGTAATCCATTGGAAGGGATTCTTCGACATGGAGTCAGGAATTAAATATTACGAAGTAGCAATAGGGAACTATGCCGATGTCCCGGATGTGGTCTCCTTTCTACATGTAGACCCCTCCACGTTTTTCTTTGACTTCAGTGATTTAGACCTCCAGCATGGCCATCGCTATTACGCATTTCTTCGGGTAAGCGACATTATgcaataaattaataataacgaattttatcaaaaaacatATCAATAGTGTGATTTTCGTTCTTTAACAGCGCAACGATAGTACTTACGGGACGCTGAACACGTCAgtcaaaagaaacaaaaaatagttttgatatgATTATTGTAATGAAATACCCTCTTTCCGagtcattttgattttatttatcgAATCGAAAACTTTGTATGTTACATTGTTGTAGACTTGAGTATAAAAATACACCATTTTAGGTAACCAACCGAGCTGGATTGTCACTAGTAGCCGTGTCACGGTATTTCCTTCTAGATGATACCCATCCCTTGCCAGGAATTGTCCGAGAAGGCCCCGGCTATAGTGTATGTATAATGTCCtatattatagttttattatcatttatctACATGCTCGTCAAACAACCCGGTGTTATCTATTCAcaccaaaacaaatatcaaaataaaaccaGAAAACGAATGAACGGTAGATACCATGAGACgggatatatataaacacatttagTATTTCATGGTTATTTAAACGATATTAAAAGACAAATGTTGGAAAGACATCATCGACTTTAAGGTTCGTTTGGTACAGAAAGGTCTCTGTCGTTTCACTCATGTTATTTCTTTCAGAATGATTTTGCTTACCAACGCAACTTCAGCCACCTGGTGTGTTCCTGGGAGGGCTTCGCTGACCCCGAGTCTGGTGTGGATCACTACAAAGTCGGACTGGGGACGGGACCATTCAAAAGAGACGTCAGACGCTTTACGTTTGTGGGTCTGAGAACAAGTATGTGGTAATCGTTTTTGCGTCACCATTACTTCGCAAGTTTATTGTAACTCTAACCTTAACCctcataaatatatatctatatccgGGGCCTAGCCACATAACTCAACTCTACTTAAACGAGAACACTGCCTTTTCCCGCGTGccacatttatatcatatatactacatgtatatattttctgatGTAATTTCTcttattttttctgtgttaGATATGGTCAGGTGTACATGAACAGACTTCGTGTTTAGCcattatttttagatattttatgaATAGCTATAGTATGTAGACCTTGTGAACGCAGATTTGGATTGAGTTATGGCATTTCTTATATTTGAATTCTCTATCGACCGAatgatatttactgtatttcACGCCTATTAATATTTCCCATGATTATTACTATAAACATCATATATATGAACAGATATGACATGGTCTGTACCCCTGGAGGAGGGCGTTATCTATTACGTCACGGTTCAGGCCTGCAATACCGGAGGTCTGTGTACGGACGTCACGTCCAACGGAGTCTTGGTCGATCACTCGCCCCCGATACGTGGCCAGGTACTTGTAGGACGAGCGGAAGGACATCTTAATTATATAGGACAGAGGTAAAGGCATTAACAATGATTCAATAAAAATAGCAAGTTCCTAGTTTAGAGAAAATAACGAGGACTCAAAATGGAAAACTGCAGAAATAAGCTTTCTTTAATTTATATTAACTCGACAGTTAAACGACAATCAGAAACTTAATTTTAGTCTTTACTGTGTTGTATAGATCACACGTGGAGGTTTTCTGGGTGGGATTTCACGACTCCCATTCCGACCTGGATCA
This genomic interval carries:
- the LOC117332340 gene encoding uncharacterized protein LOC117332340; amino-acid sequence: MIPEEKAKAFLHSRKKRGWFYELEEECREGCTWHEVEEVRGGSESIMEYMRWYVCNRRSPCPSGQYCSVTGSYSNSNNLHVTCSVDGGWGNWGSWGACSVTCESGTKMRYRSCNNPTPVGQGSYCAGSNSDTTTCRPCTDIANCQISCCNSAIPALCLKCSDLDLYKLDNGDSTCTRKCSWEDRWCWPGTCSGDYARTCSCAAGFSRYYDSSQAICQPTLLPNITSCSMRVTASSGDSKMSPFVGSSHCDNQQDFYGNFQVDSILTSTAFDFIVDVTHVARPAFVDSEVFGITDVQIHTVKKPVTGVETLVASRTVRSDPNSNSPQSHFIPTDQTIAVSHTLSNGQRLCLRFHPKAGGHFISKNVHTHATWTERYTKTERTRDLCYIYDNAKPEHCSVSGSCSEEPLTVSSRVTRERVISISTSGWTDPFPVGGNVLHSSGIESLRVTIHDIKESGINRLFMDSAKADGTTDLDMVQNSMITIQLPEHEPAMYGLLLEVKDVANNIRLSRTFVLYDNSSRIRVDSRYKLYVTSAAENTNYTWQIVHSEICVSWRDRYYNDKFVHFNPLRPIDAAEHGLVPPAYDQTDGILPVIGTSNVHGITHFNYELIKETDGQTISSNVISNISSQSVCIPHTVKDGDTYRFMLNASDIVGNSFDESIQFFVDASPPVISNAWLVRDGHQQLFVHNSTDLFRMWLEFDSYDTHSGLLQVLWWFYETEPERLIGQGAEGVRQTNNETSCSEPQLCICPFVGICQFVHFSFDLNALTVNNTHIGNHNRKYYYKIEVTNTALLTTSVVVDVDVDESPPADGVVYEGLDGQTDIDYISESRISVHWHGFIDHESGIEFYKVAVATRCLQKNEIVSSGNLTGHIQYKNTTSTSTQFDIQAQGKYFVTVIAFNRAMEPSSAVCSDGFTRNDSPPEITNVTLSNARTRKHKVCYNGDIWLISEKLTRTNITGASLCSHTCTDTTNGFKLDLLPLDYNQSYNTNACSMTNLLHFYLPVDSIRLSWNFLNNNIPISTTYVGFGSTILSADFPDLQNFESVHQNTFFRQQHIGFTTGTEFYIFIKAVNKAGISTTATFGPLVIDESAPICPLSVPLYQNGSHVVANLHRNMFTDAEQREDVSSIVYRIHFEKNEGNSGFSSWEAFDTAVCTNLSDCLALSIDYLQELVMDVDNPLHIELHVFNIAGHYCTVMSEAIHLPAIYKPTIGSVKDIYPGLTEEPFTDRDVSFSLTGYCVSWTGISDQMTAVTVEVGLGISPGIDDIDNFHTVENQNFHCQSNATLTKNTTYFAVLRVNNSAGTGLASSDGFTVLSEDDVLNMISVFDGLGCTNDSFVCQWTLQSDDTLPHATASCDQILHIGHRYTVQFPEQLHDVITITSDDVVFNRGEPGSITFTPVDRRPLFTIASNIPENAPEMRFNVFRCQKDIDYHYAGAPIAVHWEVKGYTNYITHFEISLFVKDTDNSVSVIETVIATADLRSVVFTNSITDSKYIFGSVKVCFATTCLAGVVSDGFVEEIEPHIGPISAILMDYSDTCSTINVSWSDVQCSNIADSGALFYRWRIADSDSGMSTNHDWTTSVGNRTEQYQVTACKKMPTDVFTQRYICLQAFCHSGRETISCEQLQIQFHQNKFSKEIVYDIDVDSVVFSELKLSIFSSNIGEKLNNVHELELDYSRTRPKLGACMIGLQDRKVTWYLMTKSEIPSDTCDSDINCLMYGETNEGAISFGKVNLDEGKYYICARSAACNRTRKDFVEHFDKVEGCSDGLIIDETGPSPGSVILHSNGGYLSDSNEVFISWTDFHDNFASYGVGFLQYRYAIGSYPMGQDVQTYRDVGEEQSVLVRNTRLTSGIVYYATVEARDKVGLATTAISNGVVFDDTPPVKGKLFVGDLHVHRYVTTLQNRVIHWKGFFDMESGIKYYEVAIGNYADVPDVVSFLHVDPSTFFFDFSDLDLQHGHRYYAFLRVTNRAGLSLVAVSRYFLLDDTHPLPGIVREGPGYSNDFAYQRNFSHLVCSWEGFADPESGVDHYKVGLGTGPFKRDVRRFTFVGLRTNMTWSVPLEEGVIYYVTVQACNTGGLCTDVTSNGVLVDHSPPIRGQVLVGRAEGHLNYIGQRSHVEVFWVGFHDSHSDLDHYEVCISSTLDPACNVIPLTNTHLSTEHLFTGLDLPIQSPLYATVWAYNKVGLNIYVTSDMFSVDVTQPICSQTPVFTSSTANISEDTFTQWDTSVLKISWMFEDYESPIVRQKVSVTNHHNGHTYIEDLELFNENHTTILLKPEHWLLSGDRYQATVVACNGAGLCTAVNSGYLLVDSSPPHIGGFGDDMSWRLQNNGTTINVTWNGFEDVESGISMYHVSIGETYSGNELSLGFISLIHVGEPGDIQYGFFNVNQQLEVDIKIILTIIAENNAGLVTSATRVTTRVLKTDMEGDYGILKIEKHSCDVHYCNKDCTCAALGQKCSTVDSNTCNQTDSSNYQSVSVYSGYDIGVHTLHSLSSACLGANWILSSLQSHLNVIRMEWSMGLENMEYGAGIFDTLREEVWHDIGMRDSVVYCVSSDNALLHDHKYITYIRAWYDTNTYRIFSSQSLLIDRTPPTILQGFHIKVSIDNCDSHVEFIKVTNFVTACWRNGFSDSQSGILHYLTSLGTSPGASDTSPVLNVGKASNFTWSELDLHAGSRYYVTVTAVNTQNVSTTYSSDGFVVDTERPLPGTVFNTKNYKNHLGQASTDTMEASWNGFMDRHSHIQLYKVAVVDISDNSSSLTFQSVGRDTKVTLRGLHLLAGRSYIIKVKAVDASGQESDEVLSPPVIIDPTPPVAYQCASYVTLYNETHESNLSTPNEEWKISLGNDSIVYRLLVTISNSTEDTDIVVSLNDHSFKAHLVRQSFSHVFTVHSEESLVLSVKASDRKVDLGSLTVVLQECNDVSLHNYSTYRIPLQQIACSTVSAMLQFIDPESDVRSVELGVGTTIHGYQVRALEPVFTGGYHAFPVNLPHGTPIYATAVVENNVGLRSYFRSSPLIIDHTPPTISDGLLQYSDGTEGHVVIHITWKVVDKESQHVDCVVACGSIWRTEGMQTDNISKISVDSEPLRIPHGTIITGTITCENNAGMIKQARTNDITILLDPPGHTDSRIKFLNVHGTTVTGQVVTRFGENLQFHWDEFDYPGGDVTYQYRIDYMNGSKTSWVDVGFHSYVTTYTLNIVKGSECGLEVRGSNERGVFSEIINSTIYVLRQSPLLTGTPCGFPEVEGGNVTLNCSQVFEVTDRLKTSYILTVGTEIGFSDVVWYHVFDSNVFTFELDNNIAELFVMVTAVYDTGPETTYRDSFPVV